From a single Balearica regulorum gibbericeps isolate bBalReg1 chromosome 11, bBalReg1.pri, whole genome shotgun sequence genomic region:
- the LOC104634904 gene encoding rho-related GTP-binding protein RhoG, with product MQTIKCVVVGDGAVGKTCLLISYTTNAFPEEYIPTVFDNYSAQMTVDGRTVSLNLWDTAGQEEYDRLRTLSYPQTNVFVICFSIGSPSSYANVRHKWHPEVSHHCPNVPILLVGTKRDLRNDLETVKKLKEQSLAPTTPQQGTSLAKQIGAVKYLECSALNQEGVREVFAEAVRAVLYPVTKKNARKCVLL from the coding sequence ATGCAGACTATAAAGTGCGTAGTTGTTGGAGATGGCGCTGTGGGAAAAACTTGTCTTCTCATCAGTTATACCACCAATGCCTTCCCAGAAGAGTACATCCCTACTGTGTTTGACAACTACAGTGCCCAAATGACTGTTGATGGCCGGACAGTTAGCCTGAATCTCTGGGATACTGCAGGTCAGGAAGAATATGACCGCCTGCGCACGCTCTCGTATCCTCAAACCAATGTATTTGTTATCTGTTTCTCCATTGGTAGCCCCTCTTCCTATGCAAATGTGAGGCACAAATGGCATCCTGAAGTTTCTCACCACTGTCCAAATGTTCCCATTCTTTTAGTGGGCACAAAGAGAGACTTGAGAAATGACctggaaacagttaaaaagtTGAAAGAGCAAAGCTTGGCTCCTACTACCCCGCAGCAGGGGACTTCACTGGCTAAACAAATCGGAGCAGTCAAATATTTGGAGTGCTCAGCGTTGAATCAAGAGGGTGTTCGGGAGGTGTTTGCTGAAGCTGTGCGTGCCGTTCTGTATCCTGTGACAAAGAAGAACGCAAGAAAATGTGTCTTGTTGTAG